CCACAGATGAAAGTCCTGAGCCCTAATACACAGTCACGGTACCAGTGTAGCACCACCCAAGCAGCAGTTGAATGCTCTTTTACTAGTTGCCTTGTGCTTTCTGAAAAGGTTGTGGTAATacaatttattaaaaaatgcttttgaaacacatgcatgtatttAAAAGGCTGCTTGTATAGAatttaaacatacaaacaatGAATAAACCTGTTTTTAATGAAGCTATTGCCTTTTAGCATTTACTCATTCTCcactgtgttttcagacagCATACAGGGGTGTTAAAAATCCAGAAGCTGTcgaaaggaaaaggaaaaaacaggaagagacagagaaacaggagatgAGCACCTCTGTGTCCGGTGGCGGCGGGTTGAAGGtaggctttgtgtgtgtgtgtgtgtgtgtgtgtgtgtgtgtgtgtgtgtgtgtgtgtgtgagaaaactTCATTTCttgaaaactgaacatttgtGTTTCCTGTAGTGGCAGGTAGGATGAGGGTAAAAAGCCCGAAGTCTTGACCCTGGAGTCCAAAATAACATGAAGTATTGCCGCAAGATGACTTGAAAGATGTCCGAACTGCTGTCCAttgttcagctttttttttttcttttttgcttattttgttgTAATGTAAAAACAGCTACAGTTGTTCATCTTTGTGCAGAACAATCTGAAGTGCATACAGACAGAACAGCAGGATTAACCCATTTTGTTGCCAAGTTACACAAACCTGTTTGGACCTTTAGACAAGGATAGTAAACAGTAATGTGCAAACAAGTATATACTGCATTAGTTTTATCGGACAGTTGATTAGACAAAGTCTTAAAGTGACTTACACTACATAACATTAATATAATAGTAAAGTTAAGTTGTATCTCTGGTGACTGTTGTCATATCAAGACGAGCTGTTGTTAGCACACTAGTAACTTAAGCTTCATTACTGCACTTTTCTTGTTGGTTTCCACAGTCAAGAATTAATATTCACTGTATATCCGTCAATGGCCACATTACTTTTTGTATGACTTCTTTAAAAACCCATTAtgcaaaatgacacatttcacaAGTTGAACACAGTTAATGTTTACGAAGAAATTTAAGTGTGCTTATCGTAGTATTAGTGTACAGTAATAAACATCCAGTTACCACCTATTTCACCTTGTTCAGGGCTCTATTTGTTGGAAACACAAAGGCTAGTGCAAACAGTGCTACAGTGCTTCATTTTCACCTGTTTCTGGGGCCTTGTCTTGTGCATCTCACACAGGAGTCCCTTGTTGACATTGTGCTGAGAATATATGTTTGATAACTGGGTGGGCACAGTGTTGTTTAGTTGCTAATTTGGTGATTCATTCAGTAAGCACAAACTACAGGCTAATGCAGCAGCTACAAGATAATgcaaaataatgtaaaacaacacattctTCAGTCAGTAAAAGTCAAAATTAGTAAATGCACCTTTAATGACCACCGCACATGACCTATTACACTTTgcactgacctttgacattGCTCCTTTAATAgagccttttttgttttttctctgcacaATTTAAGTTTGTTGTATTGAATTCTAATGTATGCAAAACACTAATGTATTGCCTGCTTAATTTAAATGAGATATGAAATGCGTTTAAGACTTGCCATATGACAAACAGAAGCTTTTGTTAGAGATCTATTTGCACAGGGTTTGTCAACATTTGGTAAACAGCGAAAAGGCTTGCTTACATTCTATGTTGGGAGAGCTTCATGTCAACCACaatggaaatgtgaagaaaCTGAAGGAAAGAATAAGTGAAGTGTGTATGTTGTGAGATCTATACTTTGACTTGCTTAATTGAGTGCATTTCTTATAGCCTTCACTTGATCCTTAAATGCTTCCGGTGCTCTCGCCGTTTTGTAGAACAGGAAAGCCAATGTTATTTGCTACAATAAATCACGTTTCTGCTACTCTTTGTGTGTGGGTTTCATGTGTGGAATTACAGTTTAATGGAAAGATGATCCAAGTTTAGGTAAGATTTTGATTTGCTTAAAATGATCAGTGATAACATTTGCAACAACCTGAAACAACTGAagactgtaaatgtgtaaatatatattagtaaactttaattttaaCTGCAGTGTGTTGCAAATTTTATCAAGTATATAAAACAGAATGGGTACATACATGTGATGTCTTTGTATTTAAACTAATTTTTTggtaaaggcaagataaaaagCTGAGCCAGTTTATAAtatcatgaaaagaaaaatgtatttcaagTTTTAAAGATTCAAGTTTTGagaatttatttaaattttacatcTTAAAAAAGAGAACTGGACTCATTTACTGCACATACAAGCCTGTGGGTTACATTGCATAGCTACTGATCTCAGAACAGTCCCACATTCATTTCCCAAAGAAGAAGTTGGAGAAATTAACATACTGAATGATAATATTGTGAATTACGTCTCTTCGATGCAAGAAACTAAACCTTAGGAAACATATTGCTCCTCAGATTTCAGCTACTGTACTGCCTCTAGAGGTCAGTAACATACAACCGATTAAAGAACTGCAGAGCCTCAAATGAGTATATCTACTGTACTATTATCAGTGAGGTTAAATATAACTATATACTGCATTTTGTACAGGTGATTGTCCATGTTCTTACAATAGAAATTATACAAAACAGAAGCTACGCTACTGATGAATAActattaaaagtgaaaatagtATAAAAATGCATTGCATAGAATAGTTATTCAACATGTAAACAATCTAAGCACTGCATCATTGTGTTAGCCTAATAGGAAATACTGTATAAAGAAAAAAGCTATAACATTTTATATGAGCAATGTTTGGTTTCTAGGAGAGTTTTTTTCCACAAGAATACAGTGGACTATCATGTAAATATTAGATTAATTGCATTATATTGGATTGTAAGAGTTCCACTTCTAATAGTTAATGATGAACTTCCCATTAGAACCACCCATATATTCAATGTACTGTGCTGTAAGGCATTTAGAACAACAATATGACA
Above is a window of Lates calcarifer isolate ASB-BC8 linkage group LG10, TLL_Latcal_v3, whole genome shotgun sequence DNA encoding:
- the svip gene encoding small VCP/p97-interacting protein isoform X1 — translated: MGMCLPCLGGAADDVVVTPDPETRRQQLAEAAEKRQKETAYRGVKNPEAVERKRKKQEETEKQEMSTSVSGGGGLKWQVG